In Paenibacillus sp. FSL R7-0345, a single window of DNA contains:
- the rplE gene encoding 50S ribosomal protein L5 has product MAARMKERYLNEITPALMQKFNYTTVMQVPKIEKVVINMGVGDAVQNSKVLDAAVNDMQLISGQKPVITKAKKSIAGFKLRENMPIGVKVTLRGERMYYFLDKLFNVTLPRVRDFRGVSTKAFDGRGNYTLGLKEQLIFPEIEYDKVDKVRGMDIVIVTTAKTDEESRELLNQLGMPFSK; this is encoded by the coding sequence ATGGCAGCAAGAATGAAAGAACGTTATTTGAATGAAATTACACCTGCTTTGATGCAGAAGTTCAACTATACAACTGTTATGCAAGTACCTAAGATCGAGAAGGTTGTCATCAACATGGGTGTGGGTGACGCTGTTCAGAACTCCAAAGTACTGGATGCTGCAGTTAACGACATGCAATTGATCTCTGGTCAAAAGCCTGTTATCACTAAAGCAAAAAAATCCATCGCCGGTTTTAAACTGCGCGAAAACATGCCGATCGGGGTAAAAGTAACACTGCGCGGCGAGCGTATGTACTACTTCCTGGACAAATTGTTCAACGTAACGCTTCCACGCGTACGTGACTTCCGCGGTGTATCCACTAAAGCCTTTGACGGCCGTGGTAACTACACGCTGGGTCTTAAAGAACAACTGATCTTCCCGGAAATCGAGTATGATAAAGTTGATAAGGTCCGTGGTATGGACATCGTTATCGTAACTACTGCAAAGACGGACGAGGAATCCCGTGAGCTGTTGAATCAGCTGGGAATGCCTTTCTCTAAATAA
- the rplX gene encoding 50S ribosomal protein L24 has translation MPRVKKVLESHNNKLHVKKDDVVLVISGKDKGKKGRVIAAYPRENRVLVEGVNMVKKHQKPNQLNPQGGIIEQEASIHVSNVMHIDPKSGKVTRIGYKVLDNGKKVRVAKRSGEIID, from the coding sequence ATGCCTAGAGTGAAAAAAGTTCTGGAATCCCATAACAATAAACTGCACGTGAAAAAAGATGATGTGGTGCTTGTGATCAGCGGGAAAGACAAAGGTAAAAAAGGCCGTGTCATCGCTGCTTATCCTCGCGAAAACCGCGTACTGGTAGAAGGCGTAAACATGGTGAAAAAACACCAGAAGCCTAACCAGCTGAATCCGCAAGGCGGAATCATCGAGCAGGAAGCTTCGATCCATGTGTCCAACGTAATGCACATCGATCCGAAGAGCGGTAAAGTAACACGTATCGGTTACAAAGTGCTCGATAACGGTAAGAAGGTTCGGGTAGCTAAGAGATCCGGAGAGATTATCGACTAA
- the rplN gene encoding 50S ribosomal protein L14 encodes MIQPFTRLHVADNSGAKELMCIRVLGGTGRRTAAIGDLIVCSVKQATPGGVVKKGDVVRAVVVRTKRSVRRKDGSYISFDENAAVVVKDDRSPRGTRIFGPVARELRDKDYMKIVSLAPEVI; translated from the coding sequence ATGATTCAACCATTTACTCGTTTGCATGTGGCTGACAACTCTGGTGCGAAGGAACTGATGTGTATCCGCGTACTGGGTGGTACTGGACGTCGTACAGCAGCAATCGGTGACCTGATCGTTTGTTCCGTTAAACAAGCAACACCAGGCGGCGTTGTCAAAAAAGGTGATGTTGTTAGAGCGGTAGTTGTTCGTACAAAACGTTCTGTACGTCGTAAAGACGGATCTTACATTTCGTTCGACGAAAACGCAGCTGTTGTTGTTAAAGACGACAGAAGCCCACGCGGAACACGTATCTTCGGACCAGTTGCTCGCGAACTTCGCGATAAAGACTACATGAAGATCGTTTCCTTGGCACCGGAAGTAATCTAA
- the rpsQ gene encoding 30S ribosomal protein S17: protein MSEERNARKVLIGKVVSDKMDKTIVIAVETYKKHNLYHKRIKSTKKFKAHDEGNVAKIGDVVKVMETRPLSKDKRWRLVEVVEAAVII from the coding sequence ATGAGCGAAGAACGTAACGCACGTAAAGTGCTGATCGGTAAAGTAGTCAGCGATAAAATGGATAAAACCATCGTAATTGCTGTTGAAACCTATAAAAAGCACAACCTGTATCACAAACGCATCAAGTCCACGAAGAAATTCAAGGCACATGATGAAGGTAACGTTGCGAAAATTGGTGATGTTGTGAAAGTCATGGAAACTCGTCCATTGTCCAAGGACAAACGTTGGAGACTGGTTGAAGTGGTAGAAGCAGCGGTTATCATCTAA
- the rpmC gene encoding 50S ribosomal protein L29, whose product MKANELRNLTTAEIEQKIAGFKEELFNLRFQLATGQLDNPTRIRDVRKEIARAKTVIHQRVLGIS is encoded by the coding sequence ATGAAAGCTAATGAACTTCGCAACTTAACCACTGCCGAGATTGAACAAAAGATCGCTGGTTTCAAAGAAGAACTTTTCAATCTCCGTTTCCAATTGGCTACTGGCCAGCTGGATAACCCTACTCGGATTCGTGATGTGCGTAAGGAAATAGCTCGTGCTAAAACCGTTATCCATCAAAGAGTACTTGGGATTAGTTAA
- the rplP gene encoding 50S ribosomal protein L16, with translation MLVPKRVKHRKQQRGHMKGMAKGGTELNFGEFGLQALEPSWITNRQIEAARIAMTRYIKRGGQVWIKIFPDKPITQKPLEVRMGSGKGNVEKWVAVVKPGKIMFELGGVSEEIAREAMRLAAHKLPVKTKFVKREEVGGEANES, from the coding sequence ATGTTGGTACCAAAACGCGTTAAACACCGCAAGCAACAACGCGGACACATGAAGGGTATGGCAAAAGGCGGTACTGAACTCAACTTCGGCGAATTCGGTCTGCAAGCTCTGGAGCCATCTTGGATTACTAACCGTCAGATCGAAGCTGCCCGTATTGCAATGACACGTTACATCAAACGTGGTGGTCAGGTTTGGATCAAGATTTTCCCAGATAAGCCTATTACTCAGAAGCCTCTTGAGGTTCGTATGGGTAGTGGTAAAGGTAACGTTGAAAAATGGGTAGCCGTAGTTAAACCGGGCAAGATTATGTTCGAACTCGGAGGCGTGTCGGAAGAAATCGCTCGTGAAGCGATGCGTCTTGCCGCTCACAAGCTGCCTGTAAAGACTAAGTTTGTGAAACGTGAAGAAGTGGGTGGTGAAGCAAATGAAAGCTAA
- the rpsC gene encoding 30S ribosomal protein S3 — MGQKVNPVGLRIGVIRDWESKWYAGKDFGTLLMEDVKIREYLKGKLKDSSVSRIEIERAASRVNVTIHTAKPGMVIGKGGAEVEVLRNAVTAIAGGKKVHININEIKHPELDAILVAESIAQQLERRVSFRRALKQAIQRTMRSGAKGIKTQVGGRLGGAEIARSEGYSEGTVPLHTLRADIDYGTAEAHTTYGRIGVKVWIYRGEVLPPAKKQAAQEGGN; from the coding sequence GTGGGTCAAAAGGTAAATCCAGTCGGACTCCGAATCGGTGTCATTCGCGATTGGGAATCTAAATGGTATGCAGGCAAAGATTTCGGTACTCTTTTAATGGAAGACGTCAAAATCCGTGAATACCTTAAAGGCAAATTGAAAGATTCCTCTGTTTCCCGCATCGAGATCGAAAGAGCGGCAAGCCGAGTGAATGTTACAATTCACACTGCTAAACCAGGTATGGTAATCGGTAAAGGCGGAGCAGAAGTAGAAGTACTTCGCAACGCAGTTACAGCTATCGCCGGTGGCAAAAAGGTTCACATCAACATCAACGAAATTAAGCACCCTGAATTGGATGCTATTCTTGTAGCTGAAAGCATTGCACAACAGCTGGAGCGTCGTGTATCGTTCCGTCGTGCTCTGAAACAAGCAATTCAAAGAACTATGCGCTCCGGTGCAAAAGGAATCAAAACTCAAGTTGGCGGACGTCTTGGCGGCGCTGAGATTGCCCGTTCAGAAGGTTATAGCGAAGGAACAGTTCCACTTCATACGCTTCGTGCCGATATCGACTACGGAACGGCTGAAGCACATACTACTTACGGCCGTATCGGTGTAAAAGTATGGATCTACCGTGGAGAAGTTCTTCCCCCAGCTAAGAAACAAGCTGCTCAGGAAGGAGGCAACTAA
- the rplV gene encoding 50S ribosomal protein L22, giving the protein MEAKAHARSVRISARKAKLVVDLIRGKQVGEAIAILRHTPKSASPVVEKLLNSAIANAEHNYSMDVNSLFVSEVFVNQGPTMKRFRPRAMGRASRINKRTSHITLVVSEK; this is encoded by the coding sequence ATGGAAGCAAAAGCACATGCTAGATCGGTGCGGATTTCTGCTCGTAAAGCGAAACTGGTTGTTGACTTGATTCGCGGCAAGCAAGTGGGGGAAGCAATTGCAATTCTTCGCCACACTCCAAAATCCGCTTCTCCGGTAGTTGAGAAATTGCTTAACTCGGCGATTGCCAATGCTGAGCACAACTACTCCATGGACGTGAACAGCTTGTTCGTTAGCGAAGTTTTCGTTAACCAGGGTCCAACAATGAAACGTTTCCGTCCGCGCGCTATGGGTCGTGCAAGCCGGATTAACAAACGTACCAGCCACATTACTTTGGTGGTATCTGAGAAATAA
- the rpsS gene encoding 30S ribosomal protein S19 produces MGRSLKKGPFIDGYLLKKVEELNASEKKVVVKTWSRRSTIFPQFIGHTFGVYDGRKHVPVYVTEDMVGHKLGEFAPTRTYKGHAGDDKKTRR; encoded by the coding sequence ATGGGTCGCAGTTTAAAAAAGGGGCCGTTTATCGATGGCTACCTGCTGAAAAAAGTTGAGGAACTGAACGCATCAGAGAAGAAAGTTGTAGTAAAAACCTGGTCCCGTCGCTCAACAATTTTCCCTCAGTTTATCGGACATACGTTTGGTGTATATGACGGCCGTAAGCACGTGCCGGTATACGTAACGGAAGATATGGTAGGTCACAAGTTGGGCGAGTTCGCGCCAACGCGTACTTACAAAGGCCATGCGGGTGACGATAAGAAAACAAGAAGATAA
- the rplB gene encoding 50S ribosomal protein L2: MPIKKYKPTSPARRAMSVSTFEEITTNQPEKSLLAPLSKKAGRNNQGKITVRHHGGGHKRKYRIIDFKRTKDGIPGSVATIEYDPNRTSNIALIHYADGEKRYIIAPKGLRVGDKVESGPAADIKVGNALPLANIPVGTVIHNIELKPGKGGQLVRAAGTEAQLLGKEEKYVSVRLNSGEVRRILSVCRATIGSVGNEDHELIKIGKAGRSRWLGQRPEVRGVVMNPNDHPHGGGEGRAPIGRKSPMSPWGKPTLGYKTRKKNKASDKYIVRRRTK; this comes from the coding sequence GTGCCAATCAAAAAGTACAAACCGACCTCTCCGGCAAGACGCGCTATGTCCGTGTCTACGTTTGAAGAAATCACAACAAACCAGCCAGAGAAATCGTTGCTTGCACCGCTGAGCAAAAAAGCCGGCCGCAACAACCAAGGTAAAATTACGGTTCGTCACCATGGCGGCGGACACAAACGTAAATACCGTATCATCGATTTCAAACGGACTAAAGACGGCATACCAGGTAGCGTTGCTACAATCGAGTATGACCCGAACCGTACTTCCAACATTGCTTTGATCCACTATGCTGATGGAGAGAAACGTTACATCATCGCTCCTAAAGGCCTTAGAGTTGGGGATAAAGTAGAATCCGGCCCTGCAGCGGATATCAAAGTTGGTAACGCGCTTCCACTGGCTAACATTCCAGTTGGTACAGTTATCCACAACATTGAGTTGAAGCCAGGCAAAGGCGGACAGTTGGTTCGTGCTGCTGGTACAGAAGCTCAATTGCTCGGTAAAGAAGAGAAATACGTTTCCGTTCGTTTGAACTCCGGCGAAGTTCGCAGAATCCTCAGCGTTTGCCGTGCAACAATCGGATCCGTAGGTAATGAAGATCATGAATTGATCAAAATCGGTAAAGCCGGACGTAGTCGCTGGCTCGGCCAACGTCCTGAAGTTCGCGGTGTAGTGATGAACCCTAACGATCACCCGCACGGTGGTGGTGAAGGCCGCGCTCCAATCGGACGGAAATCGCCTATGTCTCCTTGGGGCAAACCAACCCTTGGCTACAAAACGCGTAAGAAAAACAAGGCATCTGATAAATATATCGTTCGCCGCCGCACGAAATAA
- the rplW gene encoding 50S ribosomal protein L23, protein MKDPRDIIKRPVITERTSEYMSELKYAFEVDIRANKTEIKKAVEAIFKVKVVSVNTMRVPGKLKRYGKYSGYTPEWKKAIVKLSPDSKPLEFFEAVE, encoded by the coding sequence ATGAAAGATCCGCGTGATATTATCAAACGTCCGGTGATTACGGAACGCACATCCGAATACATGAGCGAATTGAAATACGCTTTTGAAGTGGATATCCGTGCTAATAAGACCGAAATCAAAAAAGCTGTTGAAGCTATCTTTAAAGTGAAAGTCGTTAGTGTGAACACAATGCGCGTACCTGGTAAGTTGAAACGTTATGGCAAATACTCCGGATACACTCCAGAGTGGAAAAAAGCCATCGTTAAGCTTAGCCCGGACAGCAAGCCGCTTGAATTCTTTGAAGCGGTAGAATAA
- the rplD gene encoding 50S ribosomal protein L4: MPKVTLFNISGNEVGEVELSETVFGIEPNVHVLHEAALMQRASLRRGTHKVKGRSEVRGGGRKPWKQKGTGRARQGSIRSPQWKGGGVVFGPTPRSYSWKLPKKVRRLAIKSALSSKVIANDIIVLDSLTLNAPKTKEFAAILNNLKVDSKALIVAPSYDDNVALSARNIPGVKFVAADGINVLDVLTYDKLIITKEAVLKVEEVFA, translated from the coding sequence ATGCCAAAAGTAACACTTTTTAATATCAGTGGTAACGAAGTTGGCGAAGTTGAACTGAGCGAAACAGTATTCGGTATCGAACCGAACGTGCATGTCCTGCACGAAGCTGCGCTTATGCAGAGAGCTTCCCTTCGTCGTGGAACCCACAAAGTTAAAGGACGTTCTGAAGTACGTGGCGGCGGACGTAAGCCTTGGAAACAAAAAGGTACAGGTCGTGCTCGTCAAGGCTCCATTCGTTCTCCACAATGGAAAGGCGGCGGCGTTGTCTTCGGACCAACACCACGCAGCTATTCCTGGAAACTGCCTAAGAAGGTTCGCCGTCTGGCCATCAAATCCGCATTGTCTTCGAAAGTTATTGCGAACGACATTATCGTATTGGATAGCCTGACACTGAATGCTCCGAAGACGAAAGAATTCGCAGCGATTCTGAACAACCTGAAAGTGGACAGCAAAGCGCTGATCGTAGCTCCTAGCTATGACGACAACGTTGCACTTTCCGCACGTAACATCCCTGGGGTGAAATTCGTAGCGGCTGACGGCATTAATGTTCTTGACGTACTGACGTACGACAAACTGATCATCACTAAGGAAGCAGTTCTGAAGGTAGAGGAGGTGTTCGCGTAA
- the rplC gene encoding 50S ribosomal protein L3 has product MKGILGKKLGMTQVFTPEGNVIAVSVIEAGPCVVLQKKDLNIDGYEAVQLGFSDKKESRSNKPEQGHAKKANATPKRYVREIRGVDLGALEVGQELKADVFAEGEFVDVTGTSKGKGFQGVIKRWGQSRGPMAHGSRYHRRPGSMGSIQANRVPKGKRLPGHMGHTTVTVQRLEIIKVDVERNVLLVKGAIPGPKNSFLKIKESVKK; this is encoded by the coding sequence ATGAAAGGTATCTTAGGAAAAAAACTCGGTATGACTCAAGTGTTTACTCCAGAAGGTAACGTGATCGCTGTATCGGTTATCGAAGCTGGACCTTGTGTGGTACTGCAAAAGAAAGACCTGAATATCGACGGATATGAAGCAGTGCAGTTGGGCTTTTCCGACAAAAAGGAAAGTCGCTCGAACAAGCCTGAACAGGGTCACGCCAAAAAGGCAAATGCAACACCTAAGCGCTACGTTCGCGAAATTCGCGGTGTTGACCTCGGGGCACTCGAGGTTGGACAAGAGCTGAAGGCTGACGTCTTCGCTGAAGGCGAATTTGTTGACGTAACTGGTACTTCTAAAGGTAAAGGATTCCAAGGTGTTATCAAACGTTGGGGTCAAAGCCGCGGACCAATGGCTCACGGTTCCCGTTACCACAGAAGACCGGGCTCGATGGGTTCCATTCAAGCTAACCGTGTTCCTAAGGGCAAACGCCTTCCAGGACATATGGGTCACACGACCGTAACGGTTCAAAGACTTGAAATCATCAAAGTAGACGTTGAACGCAACGTGTTGCTGGTTAAAGGCGCTATCCCAGGTCCTAAAAACAGCTTCTTGAAAATTAAAGAATCCGTTAAGAAATAA
- the rpsJ gene encoding 30S ribosomal protein S10 has product MAKQKIRIRLKAYDHRILDQSAEKIVETAKRSGAGVSGPIPLPTEKQIITILRAVHKYKDSREQFEQRTHKRLIDIVNPTPQTVDALMRLDLPSGVDIEIKL; this is encoded by the coding sequence ATGGCAAAGCAAAAAATTCGTATCCGCTTGAAAGCATACGACCACAGAATTCTTGATCAATCCGCAGAGAAAATCGTTGAAACAGCAAAACGTTCGGGTGCTGGTGTATCCGGGCCGATCCCGCTGCCAACTGAGAAGCAAATCATTACCATTCTCCGTGCGGTACACAAGTACAAGGATTCCCGTGAACAGTTTGAACAGCGGACTCACAAACGTTTGATCGATATTGTGAATCCAACACCACAAACTGTGGATGCCTTGATGCGCTTGGATCTACCGTCCGGTGTAGATATCGAAATCAAATTGTAA